The Delphinus delphis chromosome 7, mDelDel1.2, whole genome shotgun sequence genome includes a window with the following:
- the LOC132428093 gene encoding LOW QUALITY PROTEIN: importin-7-like (The sequence of the model RefSeq protein was modified relative to this genomic sequence to represent the inferred CDS: inserted 5 bases in 3 codons; substituted 4 bases at 4 genomic stop codons), translated as MDPNTIIEALRGTMDPALREVMERQLNETHKSLNFVSTLLQITMSEQLGLPVRQAGVIYLENMIIQYWPDRETAPGDISPYTIPEDRHCFRENIVEVIIHSPEFIRVQITTCIHHIIKHDYPSRWTAIVNKIGFYLQSDNSACWLGILLCLYQLVKNDYPSSCXGIFQLLLQPLSECQLXFWYKKPEERSPLVAAMQYFLPVLKDHFIQLLSDQSDQSVLIQKQIFKIFYALVQYTLPLELINQQNLTEWVKILTTVVNRDVPNETLQVEEDGRPKLPWWKCKKWALHILARGSPARLFERCGSPGNVSKEYNEFAEVFLKAFAVDVQQVLLKVLYQYKEKQYMAPRVLQQTFNYINQGVSHALTRKNLKPHMQGIIQDVIFPLMCYTDADEELXQEDPCEYIHMKFDVFEDFISPTTAAQTLLFTACSKRKEVLQKAMGFCYQILTEPNADPRKKDGTLHMIGSLAEILLKRKIYKDQMEYMLQNHVFPLFSSELGYTRASACWSFTIFVKXEVQSDQNLQTALELTRRCLIDDREMPVKVEAAIALQVLISYQEKAKEYVTPFVQPVTQAFLHIIRETENDDLTNVIQKMICEYSEEVTPIAVEMTQRLAMTFNQVIQTGPDEKGSDDKAATAVGILNPIDTLLSVVEDHKEITQQLEGICLQVIGTVLQQHVLGFYEEIFSLAHSLTCQQVSPQTWQLLPLAFXVFQQDGFDYFTDMMPLLHNCVTVDTDTLLSDSKYLEMIYSMCKKVLTGVAGEDAECHAAKXLQVIILWCKGHGIDQCIPLFVEAALERLTREVKTSELRTMCLQVAVAALYYNPHLLLNTLENFHFPNNIEPVTDHCITQWLNDVDCFLGLHDRKMCVLGLCALIDVERIPQVLNQVSGQILPAFILLFNGLKRAYACHAEQENDSDDDDESEELGSDEDDIDEDGQKYLEILAKQVGEDGDDEDWEEDDAEETALEGSSTITDDEDNPVDEYQIFXSYIRTIQNRNPVWYQALTHGLNEEQRKLLQDIATLADQRRAAHESKMIEKHGGYKFSAPAVPSSFSFGGPAPGVN; from the exons ATGGACCCCAACACCATTATCGAAGCTCTGCGGGGCACCATGGACCCAGCCCTGCGTGAGGTCATGGAGCGCCAGCTCAATGAAACACACAAGTCTCTGAATTTTGTTTCAACACTGCTTCAGATTACTATGTCAGAACAACTGGGTTTACCTGTGAGACAGGCAGGTGTTATCTATTTGGAAAATATGATAATACAGTATTGGCCTGATCGGGAAACAGCACCAGGGGATATATCCCCTTATACTATTCCAGAAGATCGACATTGTTTTCGAGAAAATATTGTAGAAGTCATTATCCACTCTCCTGAGTTCATCAGGGTACAGATTACTACATGCATTCATCATATCATCAAACATGATTATCCAAGTCGCTGGACTGCCATTGTGAACAAAATTGGCTTTTACCTTCAGTCTGATAACAGTGCATGTTGGCTAGGAATTCTTCTTTGCCTCTATCAGCTTGTGAAAAATGACTACCCATCTTCCTGCTAAGGAATCTTCCAGCTGTTGCTCCAACCTCTGTCAGAGTGCCAGTTGTAGTTCTGGTATAAGAAACCAGAGGAACGGAGTCCATTGGTAGCAGCAATGCAATATTTCCTGCCAGTTCTAAAGGACCATTTTATCCAGCTTCTTTCTGATCAGTCTGATCAATCTGTCCTCATCcagaaacaaatttttaagaTCTTCTATGCTCTTGTTCAGTATACACTACCACTGGAGCTTATAAACCAACAGAACCTGACAGAATGGGTAAAAATTTTAACGACTGTTGTGAACAGGGATGTACCTAATGAAACACTTCAAGTTGAAGAAGATGGCAGACCTAAGTTACCATGGTGGAAATGTAAGAAGTGGGCTTTACATATCTTagcaagg ggaagcccagcaagacTTTTTGAAAGATGTGGAAGCCCTGGCAATGTTTCCAAGGAGTATAATGAATTTGCTGAAGTATTTCTGAAGGCATTTGCTGTTGATGTCCAACAAGTTTTATTGAAGGTGTTATATCAGTACAAGGAGAAGCAATATATGGCTCCTCGAGTTTTACAACAgacatttaattatattaatcaagGAGTTTCTCATGCTCTCACCCGGAAGAATCTGAAGCCTCATATGCAAGGCATTATCCAAGATGTTATTTTTCCATTGATGTGCTATACAGATGCTGATGAGGAACTTTGACAAGAAGACCCCTGTGAATATATACACATGAAGTTTGATGTCTTTGAGGATTTCATCTCTCCTACCACTGCTGCCCAGACACTTTTGTTTACAGCTTGTAGTAAGAGGAAAGAGGTACTACAAAAGGCTATGGGATTTTGCTACCAGATTCTTACAGAACCAAATGCTGATCCTCGAAAAAAAGATGGAACCCTGCATATGATTGGCTCTTTAGCTGAAATACTCCTGAAGAGAAAGATCTACAAAGATCAGATGGAATATATGTTGCAGAATCATGTATTCCCCCTCTTCAGCAGTGAACTAGGCTACACGAGAGCGAGCGCTTGCTGGTCCTTCACTATTTTTGTGAA TGAAGTTCAAAGTGACCAGAACCTGCAAACAGCCCTAGAGCTGACACGAAGATGTCTGATTGATGATAGGGAAATGCCTGTTAAAGTGGAAGCTGCCATTGCACTTCAAGTGCTGATCAGCTATCAAGAGAAAGCTAAAGAATACGTCACACCATTCGTCCAACCTGTCACGCAGGCTTTTCTTCATATtataagagaaacagaaaatgatgATCTTACCAATGTAATTCAGAAAATGATCTGCGAGTATAGTGAAGAAGTTACTCCTATTGCAGTAGAAATGACACAACGTTTGGCAATGACATTTAATCAAGTAATCCAGACTGGGCCAGATGAAAAAGGAAGTGATGACAAAGCAGCTACTGCTGTGGGAATCCTGAATCCCATCGACACACTTCTTAGTGTAGTTGAAGATCACAAAGAAATAACCCAGCAGCTTGAAGGAATCTGCTTACAGGTCATTGGAACTGTTTTACAACAGCATGTCTTAGGATTCTATGAGGAGATCTTCTCTTTAGCACATAGTTTGACATGTCAACAAGTGTCTCCACAGACGTGGCAGCTACTACCTCTGGCATTTTAGGTTTTTCAGCAAGATGGCTTTGATTACTTTACAGATATGATGCCTCTGCTTCATAACTGTGTAACAGTTGATACAGACACACTTCTGTCTGATAGCAAGTACCTTGAAATGATATACAGTATGTGCAAAAAGGTTCTTACAGGAGTTGCAGGAGAAGATGCAGAATGTCACGCAGCAAA TTTACAGGTGATCATTCTGTGGTGCAAAGGGCATGGCATTGACCAGTGTATTCCCTTATTCGTGGAAGCAGCATTAGAGAGACTGACAAGAGAGGTGAAGACAAGTGAACTTCGAACAATGTGCCTGCAAGTTGCCGTTGCAGCTTTGTATTATAATCCACACCTCCTTCTCAACACCTTAGAAAATTTTCACTTCCCTAATAATATTGAACCAGTTACAGATCATTGTATTACACAGTGGCTTAATGATGTTGATTGTTTCTTGGGGCTTCATGACAGAAAGATGTGTGTTCTGGGCCTATGTGCTCTTATTGATGTGGAACGAATACCACAAGTTTTAAATCAGGTTTCTGGACAGATTTTGCcagcttttattcttttatttaatggaTTAAAAAGAGCATACGCCTGCCATGCAGAACAGGagaatgacagtgatgatgatgatgaatcgGAGGAACTGGGGAGTGATGAAGATGATATTGATGAAGATGGacaaaaatatttggagatcCTGGCTAAGCAAGTGGGCGAAGATGGAGATGATGAAGACTGGGAAGAAGATGATGCTGAAGAAACTGCCCTGGAAGGCTCTTCCACGATCACTGATGATGAAGATAATCCTGTTGATGAGTATCAGATAT AAAGCTATATTCGAACTATACAAAATCGTAATCCCGTGTGGTATCAGGCTCTGACTCATGGTCTtaatgaagaacaaagaaaactgttACAGGATATAGCAACTCTAGCTGATCAAAGAAGAGCAGCCCATGAATCCAAAATGATTGAGAAGCATGGAGGATACAAATTCAGTGCTCCAGCTGTGCCCAGTTCTTTCAGTTTTGGAGGCCCGGCACCAGGGGTGAATTGA